ATGCGACTGAGCGACTCGCGGCACTGGGCATCGGTTTCGCCGAGGCAAGCGATGATGACGTCGGCCTCGCGGGCGGCGGCGACGGCGGCATCGATGCCGGCCTGCACGTCGGCGGAGGCCGGTTCCTTGTAGACGTCGCTCTCCGGCCAGTTGGCGTCGGCGGCGTCCACGCCCTTGACGTAATCGAGCTGGGTGGTGGTGCCGGCGAAGGCCTCGCGAAGGGCCTCGAGCGGTGTGACGAAGGGCGTGCGTTGGGCGCCGTAGCGGCTCCACCAGGCGCGTTTGTCGTCGGCCATCGGGCCGGTGACGAGGACGCGGTCGTAGGTGCCTTCGAGAGGGAGAAGGTTGCCCTCGTTTTTGAGGAGAATGATGGATTCGCGACCGGCTTGGGCGGCGACGTCGAGGTGGTCGGCGGAGCGGACAACGTCGTCGGTGTGCGCGGGGTCGGTCACGTAGGGCGCGTCGAAGAGACCGAGGCGGAACTTCACGCGGAGGATGTCGGCCACACGGGCATCAATCACGTCCATGCCGAGTTCGCCATCGTGCACGAGTTGGCGCAGCGGTTCGGCGTAGTCTTCGGGTTGAGTGAAGTTGGTGCGGATGTTGAGGCCGGCTTCGACGGAGAGGCGGATGGCCTCGGCGGGGGTGGGCGCGACGCGGTGTTTTTGGTGGATGAATTCCACGGCGGCGCTGTCGGAGACGACGTAGCCCTCAAACCCCCATTCGTCGCGCAGGATCTCGGTGAGAAAGAGGTGACTGCTTTGGACGGGCACGCCGTCGTAGTCGTTGTAGGAGGCCATTACGCCGAGGGCGCCGCCTTGGGTGATGGCTTTGCGGAAGGGGGCCAGATACATGGTCTGCACTTCGTTCCAGGTGGCGTGGGGGTCGGTGCGGGCGTGACCGTCTCGACCGCCCTTGGGGATGCCGTAGATGGCGTAGTGCTTGAGGGTGGAGGCGACGCCCTGCTCCTGAATGCCGAGCACCTGTTGCAGACCGAGTTCGCCGATGAGGAAGGGGTCTTCGCCGTAGCTCTCGATGATGCGGCCCCAGCGCGGATCGCGGGCGACGTCCAAGACCGGTGAATACACGTTGGTGTAGCCGAGGGCGCGGGCTTCCGTGCCGGTGACGCGGCCGATCTCGCGCGCGAGAGTCGGGTTCCAGGTGGAGGCGACGCCGAGCTCCGCGGGGAAACTGGTGGCGCCGGAATGCATGAGGCCGCGGATGCCCTCGTTGGTGAAATCGACTGGGATGCCGAGGCGGGTCTCCTCGATGAACCAGCGTTGCACGGTGTTGAGGGCGCGGGTGTGGCGGGACCACGGGAGATCGTTGTCCGGGTCGGGGAGGTTTTGAGTCCAGCCTTCGTTGCCGTTGATGTGCTCGTCGATGTTGCCGATGCCGTCCTTCCACAGGCGGTCCTTCCAGGCGGGCGTCGGGAGCTCGTCCTTCAGCACGCGGGAGAAGCCGTAGAGGGTGGTCATCTGCGCGGTCTTTTCGTCGAGCGTCATGCGTGCGAGCAGGTCGGCGATGCGGGCGTCTTCGGCGAACGTCGGATCCTCGTAGGGGTCGCGCTGGCCGTTTTTGTTAAAATCGATCCAGCCCTCGTAGTAGATGGGCGCGGGGGACGTTTCGATGGCAAAAATGTCGGCGGGCGGAGGCGCGGCCAAGGCGAGCGCCGGAGACAGGCAGCACGCGGCCAGCGCCAGACGGCGGGCAAGGGGTTGGGGATGCATTGAGTTCCATGAAGGCAGAGGCTGGCGCAGAAAACCGACTCCGAGAGCAGGCGGACTGTCTGAGTGACACCGGTGGTGGTGGGGTGCTCAGTGGTGGTGGGGGCGGTGAGATCGCCGATTGTATTGGGCGAGTGCGGGGCTAGGGTTCTCGGCCTCGCCGTATGAAACGACTGCTTCCTTGTCTCGCGACAGCCGCACTCCTGTGCTCCTCCGTTATGGCTGCCTCAACCTATCACGTGGTGCTCGATGAGACCGTAAACGGTCGTTTTGTCGTCGAACCGGCCCTGCCGGTCGACGGGCAGGTGGCGGAGGGCACGGTGTTGACGGTGCGGACTACGCCGGCGGAGGGCTACGTGCTGGACGCGGGGTATTATTCGGTGCCGGGGCGCTGGGGGGCGATGTATCACGAATCAATGACCGCCGAGTTCGAGGTGGTGGTGGATCAGAACAAGCACATCGGGGCGTCGTTCGTTCCCGCGGCGGCAGTCGCGCACGTGGAGGTGTTGCATGACGTCGTTTATGCGCAGCCGGGCGTGAAGCCGCTGAAATACGACGTGTTTACGCCGAAGGGCGCGCGGGATTTGCCGATCATTGTTATCATCCATGGCGGAGGTTGGACGACCAACGATGAGAACATCATGCGGGGGCTCGCGCGGGAGTTGACGAAGGGCGGGCAGTTTGTGGCGGTGAGTATCGACTACCGGTGGGCGGGACTGGCCGATGGCGACGCTGAGGCCAACTCCATGGTGGACCTCATTGAGGACTGCTACGGGGCGATCGCCCACATCATGGAGCACGCGGCCGATTACGGCGGTGATGCCTCGCGAATCGGGGTGACCGGCGACAGCGCGGGTGGCCATTTGTCGGCTTCGATGGCGACCATGATCGAACGCGTGGGCGACGGTGGCTTTGGCGAGACGGAGGGCGTGTTTGAGTTTATGCCCAGCTATCTGCCGGCGGGGAAGTCGGTCGACGTGGTGCGCGACGAGATGCTGACCGCGATCCGCGCGGCGGCGCCGAGTTACGGGGTGTTTGGGGGACCGTTCCTAAATCTCTACCTAGATGACCCGCGCATCGATGACGCGTGGAAGCAGGCAATCATGCCCCTGCACGCGGTGCCGGCGGCGACGGTGCGGGCCGTGCCGCACTACGTGAATCGCGGCACGAAGGACGGCCTCATTTCCGACGCGATGTGCACCGAGTATGTGGACGCGTTGGTGGCGCAGGGACAGCGCGTGCAGTATGTCCAGGTGGGAGGCGCGGGGCATGCCTTCTTCGACTGGAAACCCGATGCCGAGACTCGTGCGACGTTTGCCGAATATGGCGTCTATTACGCCGCCGAAATGAAGGCGTTCTTTGCCTCGGTCCTCAGTGGAGAGGATTGATTCACGAATATAAGATTGACCCCTTATGTTAGGGTTGCACGGCCCGCAGGATGGCTTCGGTCATGACGTCGGCGGCGAGCGCGCCGATTTGTGATACGTCGGCGGGACCGGTCCAGCCTCCCGTTGCGAGAGAGAAGACCGTGTCACCGTCGATCATGCTGTGGGCTGGGTAAGTGGTGCGGGCCAGTCCGTCCTGCGCCATCTGGGCCATTTTAGTCGCCTGCGCTTTGGTGAGTTGAGCGTTGGTGGCGACGACGCCGATGGTGGTGTTCTCGACTGGCAGAGGGTCGGCAGTTTGGTCGCCGGATCGAAGGATCTGACGCATGTCGGCGAACCCTTCACCAGAGGCGTCGCGGGCCCCGGCGATGATTTGGCCGGTGGCGGGATCGACGATATCGCCCGCGGCGTTTACCACCACGGCGGCGGCGACGATGAGTCCGTTGGGCAGGGTGATACTGGCGGTGCCAAAGCCGCCGCGCATGGCACGATCGGCGCCGAGCAGCTTGCCGATGGTGGCGCCCGCGCCAGCGCCGACGGCGCCTTCGGCTGGGGTTGCGCTAGAGGCAGACTGGGCGGCGAGGTAGCCCGCGTTGGCATCCGGCCGCATACGTTGTCCCTCGGGTTCGAGTTGCAGGTCGAAAATCACGGCGCCAGCGACGATCGGCACTACCTTGCCACGTCCGACCTCGAAGCCGATTTTTTCATCCTCCAAGTAGCGCATCACGCCATCGACGGAGGCGAGGCCGTAGGCGCTGCCACCGGTGAGCACGATGGCGTGGACCTGATCGACCAGGTTGATGGGGTCGAGGGTGTTGGTCCCGGAGGTGCCGGGCGCGCCGCCGCGAACATCGACACCGCCGACGGCCCCGGCGCGAGCGAGGATCACGGTGCAGCCGGTGGCACGGGCGGAAAGGGTGTGGTGACCGACTTCGATGCCGGGGATGGCGGTGATACCAGTAGCGGGTGTCGCAGTTTGAGCCACAAGCAGAGGGGCAATCAGGAGGTTAATGCCGAACAGCCAACGGGACACGTGGAGGAGGGGGGCGTTCATTTTGGGGGGATGAGAGCAAGGACTTCCAAGTTAACCGCACCGTGGTTGGGTGGCGAGGCAAGGGAAATGGGAATGTTGCTCTCCATTGTGAGCAGGTGGCAGGCCGAACCGACGGTGACTCGGGGTCAGCCAAAGCAGGCTTTGGAATGACCTCTTCGATGAGTAGTGCCTGAGTATAGGTGTGACCCTTTATGGGGAGGCTCTGGACAGCTCACGGACCAAGCGGATGGCGACGGTGGTGATCACCATGGTCGCAAGAAGAACGAGAGTGAGCCCGGTAATGA
This portion of the Actomonas aquatica genome encodes:
- a CDS encoding P1 family peptidase, whose protein sequence is MNAPLLHVSRWLFGINLLIAPLLVAQTATPATGITAIPGIEVGHHTLSARATGCTVILARAGAVGGVDVRGGAPGTSGTNTLDPINLVDQVHAIVLTGGSAYGLASVDGVMRYLEDEKIGFEVGRGKVVPIVAGAVIFDLQLEPEGQRMRPDANAGYLAAQSASSATPAEGAVGAGAGATIGKLLGADRAMRGGFGTASITLPNGLIVAAAVVVNAAGDIVDPATGQIIAGARDASGEGFADMRQILRSGDQTADPLPVENTTIGVVATNAQLTKAQATKMAQMAQDGLARTTYPAHSMIDGDTVFSLATGGWTGPADVSQIGALAADVMTEAILRAVQP
- a CDS encoding glycoside hydrolase family 3 N-terminal domain-containing protein, which encodes MHPQPLARRLALAACCLSPALALAAPPPADIFAIETSPAPIYYEGWIDFNKNGQRDPYEDPTFAEDARIADLLARMTLDEKTAQMTTLYGFSRVLKDELPTPAWKDRLWKDGIGNIDEHINGNEGWTQNLPDPDNDLPWSRHTRALNTVQRWFIEETRLGIPVDFTNEGIRGLMHSGATSFPAELGVASTWNPTLAREIGRVTGTEARALGYTNVYSPVLDVARDPRWGRIIESYGEDPFLIGELGLQQVLGIQEQGVASTLKHYAIYGIPKGGRDGHARTDPHATWNEVQTMYLAPFRKAITQGGALGVMASYNDYDGVPVQSSHLFLTEILRDEWGFEGYVVSDSAAVEFIHQKHRVAPTPAEAIRLSVEAGLNIRTNFTQPEDYAEPLRQLVHDGELGMDVIDARVADILRVKFRLGLFDAPYVTDPAHTDDVVRSADHLDVAAQAGRESIILLKNEGNLLPLEGTYDRVLVTGPMADDKRAWWSRYGAQRTPFVTPLEALREAFAGTTTQLDYVKGVDAADANWPESDVYKEPASADVQAGIDAAVAAAREADVIIACLGETDAQCRESLSRISLNLPGYQQELLMALQATGKPVVLVLSNGRPLSTQFAVRHIPAIVEMWFPGQDGGHALTDVLLGHYNPAGRLPVTVPQSVGQIPYNFPTKPGAQDKDYGQVEGPLFAFGHGLSYTTFAYSDLSATPTTGTIDGDVTVSVTVTNTGDRAGDEVVQLYLRDNYSSLTTYERRLAGFQRLHFAPGESRTVTFTLTREHLQLYNADRQWVVEPGGFTVMVGASSADIRASTTFTLTDADGNAPTEIPFNGVTNDPI
- a CDS encoding alpha/beta hydrolase, whose product is MAASTYHVVLDETVNGRFVVEPALPVDGQVAEGTVLTVRTTPAEGYVLDAGYYSVPGRWGAMYHESMTAEFEVVVDQNKHIGASFVPAAAVAHVEVLHDVVYAQPGVKPLKYDVFTPKGARDLPIIVIIHGGGWTTNDENIMRGLARELTKGGQFVAVSIDYRWAGLADGDAEANSMVDLIEDCYGAIAHIMEHAADYGGDASRIGVTGDSAGGHLSASMATMIERVGDGGFGETEGVFEFMPSYLPAGKSVDVVRDEMLTAIRAAAPSYGVFGGPFLNLYLDDPRIDDAWKQAIMPLHAVPAATVRAVPHYVNRGTKDGLISDAMCTEYVDALVAQGQRVQYVQVGGAGHAFFDWKPDAETRATFAEYGVYYAAEMKAFFASVLSGED